Genomic segment of Cytobacillus suaedae:
CGTTTCAGCAATTGCATTCGACATTTGATCGACTTCTTCCATTGTTCCTCCATGAAGCTGTCCATCAATACCTGGTTTGTCTCGCTTACTAGGTTCAACTGGGTTGATTAATCTTGCCATACGAACACCTCCTATACAATAGGGTGCTTTTGCAACTATTTTTTAATCATCAAAATACAGTTAATGTTTGCCAGTTAAATTGGGTAAGACATTTAGCAGGTACATCGTAAAACAAAGAGTAAATAAATGAAATAAAAACGCCACCTTCCGTTTATACTAAACGTATGTTCGGAGGTGTTTTTTTATGGACAATAAAGAGTTTCAGCAAATTTATAATGAATACAAGCATCAAGGAGAAGAGCAGGCAAGAGTAGAGGCTATTGACAATGTTTCATCAGGAGCAGAGGAAATCGTAGCTGTCCGCAAAAATGACGATGGAGATCTAATTGCCTTTAAAACAAGTAGTGGTCGCGAGTTAGACTATGTTACGGCACTAAACGAAGCACAAGAGGGCAAGCTTGCCCATGTAGATGTCTTTCACAAATATGGACGAGACATCCTACGAAGTGAACCTGATGGAGTAAAAGAAAATAACCTTGATAACTTACCACAGTTTTAATTGTGTCTTCTGGGGCCTGACCCCCGGTGCGTTAATACGTTAACGCATAGGGGTCAGGCTTTTTGTGCAATCGTTTGTATTTTTTTGAATTATTTACATTTTAAGTATTGTGCTTAGGGTAGAAAATAATGTAAAATTAGGCGTTTTCTATCAAGCGAAAGAATTATCAAGTCGTTTTATGGGGGTCGTAGCTCGTGAGCATCATAGAAGTAAAGAATTTACGTAAAGAGTATAAAATCAGTGAGAAGGACGTTGGGCTAATTGGGGCAATTAAAAATGTTTTTCGTCCTAAGTTCAGAACGAAAACAGCAGTAGATGATATTAGTTTTTCAATTGCTGAAGGAGAAGTTGTTGGGTACATTGGGGCCAATGGAGCGGGAAAATCAACCACAATTAAAATGTTAACAGGCATACTAACACCAACTAATGGTGAGGTACTTATTAATGGATTGGTTCCGCAAAAGAATCGTGTACGAAACAATAAGCAAATTGGAACTGTTTTCGGTCAAAGAACACAACTTTGGTGGGATCTGCCAGTAATTGAATCTTATAATCTTCTGCAAAATATCTATGAAATTCCTAAAGATATTTTCGAAGAAAACTTGAATCGGTTCAGAGAGTTACTAGATTTGGATGAATTATTAAAAACACCAGTACGACAGCTAAGCTTAGGTCAAAAAATGCGATGCGAAATTGCGGCAGCTTTTTTACATAATCCAAGGGTTGTTTATTTAGATGAGCCTACAATTGGTTTAGACGTTATGGTTAAAGAAAAAATTCGAGAGTTTATTAAAACAGTTAATAAAGAAAGAAAAGTTACCGTTATCCTTACAACCCACGACATGCAGGATATTGAAGAAGTATGTTCAAGAGTAATGTTTGTTGATTATGGAAAAGTCATTTATGACGGTGACCTTGAGAGTGTTAAAAATGTACTTGGTAAAACAAGAACGGTTGTATTTAAAGTGAAATCCAAAAGTGAAGACCTATATGATGTGATTGAGAAGAGTGAAGGCTTGTCTCTTTTAAAAGAAGCTGAAGATACGCTAGAAATTCAGTTTAATAGAGAAACTGTTACGGCAACACAAGTCATCAATATCGTTTCTCCATATTGTGAAGTTGTTGATTTATCGATTCAAGAAGTGTCAATTGAAACGATTGTAAAGAGTTTATATAAATAAGAGGTGGTTAACATGTGGACATTGCGTAAAATGGCTACACTTGGTGCAATGGGTATGAAAACCACTTTGGCATATGTTGCTTCTGTATGGGCATCGGTTTTTGTAAACATTTTGCAGATTATTGTGTTTTATTATATTTGGACAGCAGTATACAGTGACAAAGAAGTACTAAAAGGAATAACGTTTCATGAAATGATTACCTATGTTATTCTTTCAAGAATTTTGTTTATTGCAATCAGTTGGGGCGTGAACAACTGGATTGCGCATCAAATCCAAACAGGGCAGATATCGATGGAACTACTTCGACCAGTGGACTATCAGTTCGCGATGTACTCTACGAGGGTTGGTGACTTTTTAATGTTTACGGTGTTAAATGGTGCACCAGTACTGATTATATCAGCATTAATGTTTGGATTACTTGGGCCAGCGGGTATAAGCTCGGGTATGTTTTTTGTTATCAGTATTTTTATGGCAATTACGATTGCTTTTTTTATAGAGTTTATCGTAGGGTTACTTTCGTTTTACACAACAAATGGCTGGGGATTACAGGTATTGAAAGAGGCAATTATGAACTTCTTTTCAGGAGCAATTGTTCCACTGGTGTTTTTTCCCGGAATACTAAGGGATATTGTGAGTTTTCTACCGTTTAAGGATATGGTTTATACCCCGATCTCTATCTATTTGGGCTTTGTTGAGGGACAAGAAATGGTTGAGTCACTTCTGTTTCAGTTGTTATGGGTAGTTGTTCTGTGGATTCTTTCACGGATGTTCTTTAAGCATGCGTTGAAAAAGATTGTGGTTCAAGGAGGGTAAGAAGTGAGAGCGGTTATGAGATATATAAAATTGTATTTAGAATTTGTGAAGCAAAATTTTAAAGTCATGCTAGAGTATCGAGCGGATTTTTTAATCGGTTTTTTCTCGACCTTCTTGCTTCAGGTCGGTGGAATTTTCTTTATATGGGTTATTTTTGATAACATCGGTGACATTCAGGGCTGGACGTTTTATGAGGTTACATTGATATACGGAATGTTAACCCTTGCCAAAAGTATCAATCATATCTTCTTTGATAATCTGTGGGTGCTAGGTCAGCAGTATGTGAGGCAGGGCAAATTTGATGTATTGTTGTTACGACCGATTTCACCTTTGTTTCATTTAGTGGCTGATAAGATTCAACAAGATGGGTTTGGGAACCTTGTGATTGGAATCATTCTTGTAACCAAATCAGTGATGGAGTTAGGGATTGGATTTACAGTTTTGGATTTCTTCATGATGTTGATCTTTGTGATTAGCGGTGGCTTTATCTTTGCTGCGATTAACTTAATTACGACCACAACCAGTTTTTGGTTTGTTGAGAGTAATATGTTCATGTGGAGTACGTTTTCGTTATCAGAATTCGCACTTTATCCATTAGGGATTTATCACAAAGCGATTGGAATTCTATTAACATGGCTAATTCCATATGCTTTCGCAAGCTATTATCCTGCAGGGTTCTTCTTGGATAAAGGACCAATCATGATGAGTCTGCTGACACCAGTGATTGCAGTAGTATTATGGCTCATTGCTCTTCGGGTTTGGAACTTTGGCATAAGAAACTACTCTAGCACAGGATCTTAAATTATGCTTTTTGTGTCTATTGGGGCCTGACCCCCGGCGCGTTAAAGCTTTAACGCGCTGGGGGTCAGGCCCCTTTTTCCAAACTTGTAAGTGATTATATCCTGATGAATAATGCCATTTTCCCCTACTGAAATTCAGGAAAAACCTACCAAAAAAGGGCTTATTTATGTGATAAATCTCACATTTATGAACACCTATTTCATCTATTCTTTAGCTAAGGGAAAACCTTACAAACTCAAAGAAAAGGTGATTTAAATGGTTGTTAACTTCTTAAGAAATAATCGAATCGCATCTGGTATCTTATTAGTATTAAGATTGTATTTAGGGTGGTCATGGATGGTCGCAGGATGGGAAAAGGTAACTGGGGACTTTGATGCAGGTGGTTATTTACAAGGAGCAGTAGGAAAAGCAACCGGGGAACATCCAGCAGTTCAAGGATGGTGGGCTGCATTTTTAGAAAATGTAGCGATTCCAAATGTAGGTCTATTTAATATACTGGTCCCATGGGGAGAATTATTAGTTGGTATTGCACTATTATTAGGTACTTTTACAACGTTTGCTGCATTAATGGGTATTGTAATGAACTTTGCATTTTTGTTCTCAGGAACAACGAGCACGAACCCACAAATGGTATTACTAACAATCTTCATTTTAGTAGCAGGAGCAAATGCAGGGAAGGTTGGTCTGGATTACTGGATCGTCCCAACATTAAAAGATTTCTGGAAAAATAAATTTGGTACTACGCGAGATAAAACACGCGCTATTTAGCCTTAAATAAAAAATAAAGCCCTCTTACTTGATAGTATTAACGGGTTCTCTTTTGGAGTGCAAAACGATATAGCAATGTGTGAATGAGGATTCTCATGCCGTTAGTTTATATGCTAAAACAATTGTTAGTACTTTGTTCAATTTGATTTCAATATTCTAAATAGTACCCCTTATCAATAAGCGGCTTTGTCCTTTTATTAAGCAACCAGCGATAGTAAAATAAACGGAGATTTTCCGGTTAAATTCAGAATGGAGCTCTTTTGAGGCTAAATAAGCGGAGGTTTTCCGGTTATGCCAAGCAAAATCCCCTATTTTCATGTTTTTTGAGTCAATAAGCGGAATCTCTCCGGCTATTTAAGCTATTTTCAATGAAATTTTTCTATTTAAGCGGAATTTTTCCGTCTATTTATCAAATCGGGTGCTTATCTGATCTTCCAACGGATAATATTAAGAAGCGAAAAAGCATGATGATTAAATTGCTAATCAACATGCTTTTTACTACGTTTTTTGTACTGTTATTAATGATTTTGCACTTTAAAAGAGAACCCGTTATTGATAGTATGGGGGCTTTTACCTTTTACTATAATCTAGTTTAGAGCAGTTCTCAGAGTTTCAATATTTTTTCTCATTAAACTAAAATAATCTTCATTGTTTTTCATATCATCTTCAGAAACAGATTCAAGATTATTGAGGTAGAGAACATCTGCACCAATTTCGGTTTTAACAACTTCTGATATTTTACTAGTTACATTTTCTTCAAAAATAATATAGCTTAAATTGTTATCTTTTGCTGTTTCAATAATTTTTGTTAATTGCTTTTGTGATGGTTCTTGTGTTGGTGATAAACCAGTAACAGCAATTTGTTCAATACCATAGCGTGCTTCCCAGTATCCATAAGCTGCATGGGCAACAAGGATTTTCTTATGAGCGGCCTCGTTTATTGCACTACTAAATTCAGAATCTAACTTTTCTAGTTCTGCTTTTACAGAAAGAAAGTTCTGTTCGAACTCATCTTTTGCTTCTGGCTTTAATTCAACTAAGGCATTTTTAATGTTTTCAGCCATTTTGATCGCGTACATTGGATCAAGCCATACATGTGGATCTGTATCTCCGTGATTGTGGTCATGGTGACCTTCCTCAGAAGCGTGCTCATCTTTATGCTCATCAGCATGGTCATCGTGCCCGTGCTCATCTTTATGCTCATCAGCATGGTCATCGTGCCCGTGCTCATCTTTATGCTCATCAGAATGGTCATCGTGCCCGTGCTCATCTTTATGCTCATCAGCGTGGTCATCGTGTCCATGCTCATCAGCATATTCCCCATGTGCAAGTAATTCAATACCATCGGAAGCTTTTACCAGTTTCACTTTTTCTTTTTCTAAAACCTCAGAGGCAGCATCAACAAATCCTTCAATTCCAGCACCACTGTAAATGAGTGCATCTGAACTTGCAATATTTGTCATGGTCTTTGCAGTTGGCTCATATGAGTGTGCATCTACATTTGGTGGGTATACATTTTCAACTTTTACATGTTCGCCACCTATTTTCATTGCAAAATCATACAGTGGAAAAATCGTTGTATAGATGGTTAGAGGAGTTACATCACTTGTCACATTTGTTGTATTCTCTTGTTCAGCTGTTGTATCCTCTTGTTCTTTAGTTGTTGTTGCTTCTTCATTACCACATCCGTATAAAAACATAGAAATGATAAGTAATAGAATAGTAAGTTTCGTGTTTCGCTTGGTTATTTTCATGCGTTTCTCCTCTCAGTCTTTTCGGAATGATTACGATTTAATATCCGTGATTTTTTATGAATAAAGTAGTTTAGTTAATATATATCGTAATAGTTTCGATTTACAGAATATATATTAAAACAATTTAGAAGTTATTACAAGTAGTAATTTTTCTTCTAAACTGTTACGCTTTTATTTACATTAAAGCAAGTATGCTTTAAAATATAAAACGTAATAATTACGATTGATTTACGAATCACAAAGACTATCATAAGCTAAGACGACTCCTAATTTCAAGAGAAATCTACTGGAACTTAATAAAACTTTCTACATAAAGTTGACGTCTTCGAAAATATGAAACTATCTAGGAGGAATCCATGAAACGCACACTTCGCGGTAGCATAATTGATATTACAGGTGTTCTAATTATCGTTTTTGTCTTGCTCATGTTTACTCCAGGGGTAGGTGGGTCAAGCTCATTAGCCATACCACCTTCAATATTAAACCTAAATATGATTTTTCTTAGTATATTGATAGAAGCCTTACCTTTCGTTCTAATCGGTGTGTTGATTGCAGGTTTAATTCAAATTTTTATAACTGAAGAGCATATTCAGCGCTTAATTCCCAAAAATAAATATTTGGCCGTTCTAATGAGTTGTGTAATTGGGGCTTTGTTTCCTGCTTGTGAATGTGGGATTGTACCTATCGTACGAAGACTTATTTCTAAAGGCGTGCCAATTTATGCAGCAATGGGGTTTATGTTAACAGGACCACTGATCAATCCTGTTGTTATTGCATCTACTTTTATGGCTTTTGGTAATGATATTGAGATTGCAGCGTTAAGGATGGGATTAGGGTTCTTAATCGCTTTACTTGTTGCATTAGTAGTAGGCTGGATTTTTAAAGGAACTCAATTTAAAAAATCTATAGAGGTACAAGCCACTCATCAACACAATCACGGAACGAGAAAATCATTTGGTGATAAATTATGGTCGATGTTAACACATTCAATTGATGAATTCTTTGATATGGGTAAATTTCTTGTAATAGGTGCATTTTTAGCAGCTTTTTTACAAACCTATATGCCAGCAAAAGCTTTGTTAGAGGCTGGTAGTGGTCCGGTTACTTCTTTATTAGTAATGATGGGCCTAGGGTATATTTTATCACTTTGTTCTGAAGCAGATGCATTTATCGGTGCTTCTTTCAGCAACTTGTTCCCACAACATTCTATTTTAGGTTTCTTAATCCTCGGGCCAATGCTTGATTTGAAAAATACCTTAATCATGCTAAGTGTTTTCCGTTTTAAATTTGTAATGGCAATGCTAGCATTAATATCGTCTATGGTATTTATAACGTTGATGGCTGTCCAAAGTATTCTATAGGGGGAGGAGATATGTATGCAATTTCACTTTCAACAAGCTCTTAGAGCACTGATTTTAGTAGCATTCTCCGCCATGATCGTTAAGCTTCATTTGACAGGAGATATTACTAAGTATATCAATCCTAAATATGACTTTTTAAGTCAATCAGCTGCCATTTTATTTTTTCTTTTGTTTTTGATTCAGTTGGCTAGGGTTTGGTCTGTAAAAGAGGAGAATGATCATCATGCTTGTAGTCATGAAGATCACCATTGTTCACACGACCATGGCACTTCATCTTTCTCAATGCGGAAATTTATTTCTTATTGTATACTCGTGACTCCGATTCTCACAGGTTTTGTATTGCCAGCTAAGGTCCTTGATGCTTCCATTGCGAGTAAAAAAGGAGCGATGGTGTTACTTTCAAGTCAGCAACAATCTGCGCAAAACGATCGATATGAAGATGAATCGGTGGATTCAGAGGATTCGGAGGAAACATTTGAGGGTGAAGAAGACCCACTTTATGACCATGAGGCAGCTGAACCGATTGTAATGGGTGAAACAATCTCAAATGAAGAGTATGAAAAAATGATTGAAGAGCTTCGGAAAAGTCCTGATATCATAATGGATGATTATGTGTATAGTACCTATTATGAAGAGATAAGTAGTGATTTAGACCACTACAAAGGTAAAAAAATGAAGCTAAAAGGATTCGTCTATAAAGAAGAGGGGTTTGCTTCGGACCAATTAGTCCTTGCAAGATTTTTAATCACACACTGTGTGGCAGATGCAAGCATTGTTGGCTTTTTATCGGAATTGCCAGAGGCATCTAGTATTGATGTCGACACATGGATTGAGGCTGAAGGGATTTTAGAAGTTACTACTTATAATGGTGTTGAAATGCCTGTACTTAAGATCACCCATTGGAAAAAAATCAGTGAGCCTGAAGAACCTTATTTGTATCCGATTAATGTGAAGCTTTTATAAAGTAAGAAAAAGGGAGATGCCTAGTGCACTCCCTTTATTTTTTCTAACTTAGCTTCCAGACCTGCAATTGTGTTACCAGCTATTATTTTGCAATTTTCTTAGCTTTATAAGTAAAGCCCTTATGCTAAAACCTAACAGCAGATAATAACAGAATGAGTAAAAGTAGTTCCAATTTATGTATCTAACTAATTCCATCCATACTGAAAATGGCTCACCTACGAATGCATATAATGTGCTGGTCACCAATAATGCGATAGTGTATGATTTCCACGTCTCAAAATACTGATAAATAAGCATAAAGGCAACCGGAACCATCGACATATCAAAGGGAATGGCTCTTGGAGCAACTGGTAATAACTGTGTCGGGTAGATCCAGAACTCGTATTGCAAACCAATCGAGTCTAATAACGTAGTAGGTATAATGGCTAATGTTCCAACTAGTACTGTCTCAAGCATCTTTTGTCGATTTGCTAACATAATCCATAAAATCCATGGTGCAACTGTGAAAATGACGAGAATCCACCATTCAAATGTGAATAGTTCATAGTGAAACCAGCTGTGTTGATCTAATTGAAAGGCTTCTTGTTCAAGTTGGTGAACCCTTTCTAAGACCTCAAACTTATTCATAACGTAGGCCTTCTTTCTAGAGCAATCTCAATAATAATATCTTCTTTTTATCATAAAATTATCAATTTATTTTCTTAATAAAGGTCATACTAAGCATATTAAGAATGCTTGGAGGGGATTTTGTGAGCAAGAACGAAAATGCACTATCTATTTATGCCCTAGGTGGGCTTAATGAAGTTGGCAAAAACATGTATGCCATTGAATGTAACAATGAGATACTTGTTATAGACTGTGGAAATAAGTTTCCTGATGAAAGCTTACTAGGTATTGATTTAATCATTCCTGATATAACTTATTTAGAAGATAATCGTGAGAAAGTAAAGGGATTACTTGTAACCCATGGACATGAGGATCATATCGGTGGAATTCCTTATTTTTTAAAAAAGATAAATGTTCCTGTATATGGGACTCGCTTTACATTAGGATTAATTGAGTTAAAACTTGTTGAACATAAGCTTTCTAGAGAGACAGAGTTAATAGAAATTAACTCAGATTCCAATGTATCCTTTGGTAAAATTGATGTAAGTTTTTTCAAGGTGAATCATAGTATTCCTGATTGCTTAGGAATTGTGTTTGACACACCAGAAGGAGTCATTGTACATAGTGGTGACTTTAAATTTGACCTGACCCCTGTGAATAACCAATATTCGGATATTCATAAGATGGCTGAAATCGGTCGAAATGGAGTCCTGCTTCTTTTATCAGAGAGTACCAATGCTGAACGTTCAGGATCGACTCCATCTGAGAAAAGTGTTGGTACCCATATCGAGGAGGCTTTTGCGAAAGCTACTCGTAAGGTATTTCTTTCAACGTTTGCTTCCAATATAAATCGCGTACAGCAGGTAGTAGATGCGTGTATGAAAACAAATCGAAAGCTTGCCTTGCTAGGACGAAGCATGGTGAATGTAGTTGATGTTGCGATGGAACGTGGTTATTTAGATGTGCCTGAAGGAATGCTCATCGACCAAAATCAAATTAATGAGTTACCGCCTGAAAAAGTAGCTATTTTATGTACGGGAAGCCAAGGTGAGCCGATGGCAGCATTGGCACGATTATCTACTGGTAATTTCCGTGGGGTTGAAGTTTTACCAGAAGATACAGTCATTCTTGCTGCAGGTCCAATACCAGGAAATGAAAAGAATGTGTCGCAAGTTATAGATAATTTATTTGCATTAAAAGCAAACGTCATTTATGGATCAGGAAAAGGGATGCATGTGTCAGGGCATGGCTACCAGGAAGATCTAAAGCTCATGTTAACCTTAATGCAGCCAAAATACTTTATTCCGATTCACGGTGAATATCGTATGCTGCATCATCACCGTTTGCTGGCAGAGTCTGTCGGTGTGGAACAAGGACACACCTTTGTTATGGGAAATGGAGATGTTGTTGATATCAATGATGGTATTGCTCGTCAAACAAGGGACATTCCTGCTGGTAATACTTACGTAGACGGAATAGGTGTTGGAGATGTTGGAGAAGTTGTATTGCGTGACCGTAAACAGCTTTCAGAAGATGGGATGCTTGTTATCATTTTAACAATGAGTAAAAGAAATGGTAAATTAATCTCAAATCCGGATACGATTACGCGTGGTTTTGTATATGCACGGGATTCAGAGGAATTATTACGGGATGTAAACCGACTTATAACTAATACTGTGAATGGGCTAGAACATGATCGCAAACGTCAATGGGGTGACATCAAACACCAATTGAAAAAAACAGTCGGTCAGTACTTATTCCAGCATACGAAGAGAAAACCGATGATTTTACCGATAATTATTGAAGTGTAATTTTCAAATTAAAAGAGGATGTGCTTGGAACACACATCCTCTTTTTGGTGTTATCGAATAAGTTCTTTGAAATTCTTTTTTACGAAATGAAATACTACTAGTGTAATGAGACATGCAACAGGATAAGTTGGGATAGAGAATAAAATGTGTTCAAGGCTGGTGGGAGTGAAGATGCTACTGTTGTATTAACTGTTATTGCAGTTACCTTAGTAGTTGGAGCTACAGGGTTAAATTTGTATAGTAAGAAAGATGGTAGTAAGTAACTGAATTAACGTGAGATTTGTGTTTTAATAAATCCGTTTATGTGCCCTAATTTCGTGGAATTTGTGTTTTGAGGTCACGTAAATCCGTTTATGTGCCCTAATTTCGTGGAATTTGTGTTTTGAGGTCACGTAAATCCGTTTGTGTGCCCTGATTTCGTGGATTTTGTAATTTGAGGTCACGTAAATCCAACTTTTAATGATTCATGTTCCTCTCCTCAACAATTCGTGGTATTTATATAAAAAGAACTGTCCTAATAATAGGACAGTTTAAGCATGTATTGGAACTTTCTTCTCCTCATACACCGTTGTTCGATTTCTACCATTTTGTTTAGACTGATAAAGTGCCGTGTCAGCCCTTTTTATAATCGTTTCTGGATGCTGGTCTTTTATGTGATATTGGGATATCCCTAATGAAATGGTGATTGGTTGCCCGGTTGGACTTGGGGTATCAGCAACAGTTTTCCTTAGTTGTTCAGCAATCTGCACGGTATCTTCCAAACTAGTGTCCTTGATGAGCATCCCAAATTCTTCACCACCGTACCTAAAGCCGATAGTGTTTTCACTTGAGTACAAATTCATCATTGTGGCTAAATATTTTAGCACATCGTCACCAACTAAATGTCCATAAGTATCGTTCACAAGTTTAAATTTATCGATATCAATCATCATGATTGTAAAAGGTTGGTTATGTTCAATTAAGGATTGAATTTCGATATCAAAACTTCTTCGGTTGGCTAAGCCAGTTAAACCATCTAATTGAATTTGTGTATTTAATAGATTGATATGATTAAATAGGTGATGATAAAGCTGGCGAACTTCATAGATGCTAGACTTATTATTTTTCAGAGGGGTAGGTAGTTTTTTCTGCGTAATGGCAGCCTCTGAGTATTTAGCTAGAGTACTAAGTGGTTTTGCAAGGTTTCGTGTCAGTATCCATGCGAGTACTACAATAATTAATAGTAACGGCAGTGATTGAAGTATTACTTTCTTCATTAGCTCTTTCATAGGTTTTTCAACAACTGTAATAGGTGTTTGGGAAATGATTCCCCAGCCTGTGTTTTTCATTGAAGCATACCCTGCAAAGAAATTTTCTCCTTGGGAGTTTGTTACTTCTATAGCTCCTCTTTCACCACGTAAAACATGTTGGACAACCGTATTGCTTGAAACATCTTCATTTATACGACTTGTTTCAGGATGGTAAAGAATCTTTCCTTGAGAATCAACAACATAGACATAGGAACTGTTCCCTAGTTCATGATCGTTCAGCATGGTATTAATGGCATTCTCTTTTTCTAAATAAATTGTTCCTGCAACAAGTCCTTTATAGACACCAGCTTCATCGAATACAGGTGAAGATATTAGTACAATTAATTGACCAGATGTACCATGATAAGGTTCAGAAATAAATGGCTTTTTTAATGCAAGGGCATATTTCATGGTCTCCGTTTGAAGCTTAGTTCCAGCTAACACTTTCTTATTAAATTGAACAACTTTAGGACTCATTGTTTGAACTACGCCCTCTGGGTTGACAATAAATATCGAGTTAAAATGATTCTTGATGGCTGAACGCCAGTGGTCCAGTTCTTCTTGAGACAAACTTTTTTGGCTACTCATTTTTCCAAGTGCATTGATGTTCCCTTGCATATGGTGTAGTAAATCGCTTGCACTTGTGGAAAGTTTACTAGCATATTTTTGATTGCTTGTTAAATAGTTTTCTGTTAACGATGCTCTTAGAGCCTGTGCAGACGAATATAAATTGACAACAATGGTAAGTACGATTGTTGTAATAACTAGCAAGCTGATTGCGAGCTGCAGCTTAAGCCCTTTGTTTCTTAGCATGTAAATACTCCTTAAATATGTAAAAATTCGATAAAATTCTTCTATATCATATCAATCTTTTTTTGGGGTGTATAGTGCCAAAGTAGGATGAATTTTCAATTTATATTCAAAATCAAAAACTGGTAAACTATAAGGAGATAAATGAAAGAGGTAATCTTTAAGTATATTAACACAGTGGAGGTAGACAAGTGGGACTTAATATCATTCTATTAGTTATTTTAGTTTTAGCCATTATCGGTTCAATTTTAGGGTGGTTAAATACGCGTACTATTCTAAAAGAAATAGCAGATATTAAAAAAGAGTTAGGAATGAAAAATATTCGCAAACCATCTGTTTTTGATAATGATTTAGATAAGGATTAAGGAAAGAATCTTAGAGGATTAAAGCCCTTCTTATGGAAAGGGCTTTGGCCTTAGTGTTCATCTTGTGCAATCCTGTTTCTATTTGGAGCAAGGGGTGGTTGTTCTAGCCACTTGTTTTTGGCCATTATATTAAACCATTCCTTTGTTACCATTAGATTTTTAAGGATAATTTTTTCATAACTATAAACAAGGTCCGTACGCATGGCTGAAGCTAATCCTGCCCCGTGGTAATTTTGTGAAGCTTGAATCAA
This window contains:
- a CDS encoding GGDEF domain-containing protein encodes the protein MLRNKGLKLQLAISLLVITTIVLTIVVNLYSSAQALRASLTENYLTSNQKYASKLSTSASDLLHHMQGNINALGKMSSQKSLSQEELDHWRSAIKNHFNSIFIVNPEGVVQTMSPKVVQFNKKVLAGTKLQTETMKYALALKKPFISEPYHGTSGQLIVLISSPVFDEAGVYKGLVAGTIYLEKENAINTMLNDHELGNSSYVYVVDSQGKILYHPETSRINEDVSSNTVVQHVLRGERGAIEVTNSQGENFFAGYASMKNTGWGIISQTPITVVEKPMKELMKKVILQSLPLLLIIVVLAWILTRNLAKPLSTLAKYSEAAITQKKLPTPLKNNKSSIYEVRQLYHHLFNHINLLNTQIQLDGLTGLANRRSFDIEIQSLIEHNQPFTIMMIDIDKFKLVNDTYGHLVGDDVLKYLATMMNLYSSENTIGFRYGGEEFGMLIKDTSLEDTVQIAEQLRKTVADTPSPTGQPITISLGISQYHIKDQHPETIIKRADTALYQSKQNGRNRTTVYEEKKVPIHA
- a CDS encoding ribonuclease J gives rise to the protein MSKNENALSIYALGGLNEVGKNMYAIECNNEILVIDCGNKFPDESLLGIDLIIPDITYLEDNREKVKGLLVTHGHEDHIGGIPYFLKKINVPVYGTRFTLGLIELKLVEHKLSRETELIEINSDSNVSFGKIDVSFFKVNHSIPDCLGIVFDTPEGVIVHSGDFKFDLTPVNNQYSDIHKMAEIGRNGVLLLLSESTNAERSGSTPSEKSVGTHIEEAFAKATRKVFLSTFASNINRVQQVVDACMKTNRKLALLGRSMVNVVDVAMERGYLDVPEGMLIDQNQINELPPEKVAILCTGSQGEPMAALARLSTGNFRGVEVLPEDTVILAAGPIPGNEKNVSQVIDNLFALKANVIYGSGKGMHVSGHGYQEDLKLMLTLMQPKYFIPIHGEYRMLHHHRLLAESVGVEQGHTFVMGNGDVVDINDGIARQTRDIPAGNTYVDGIGVGDVGEVVLRDRKQLSEDGMLVIILTMSKRNGKLISNPDTITRGFVYARDSEELLRDVNRLITNTVNGLEHDRKRQWGDIKHQLKKTVGQYLFQHTKRKPMILPIIIEV